The following coding sequences lie in one Streptomyces ortus genomic window:
- a CDS encoding RICIN domain-containing protein, which yields MRRFRPLFALTAAAAALTTALAAPSHAAEVPTAGVFYVQSAVTGLNAADSGGAVVQRNPKGNEDRQQWTLRATGTSYVLESTDSAGSCLGRSGAQARTVACAGADAAWEITSTGTDRYRLKVPGADQYLTLGAKASGANYPAQLAVGAAGDPAAWYLTPVTSPTSPMPSAGRRTLDQVTFLTSHNAYANGVDGGFAPPFVNLVPNQSRGINQQLTDGVRGFMLDIHQTSDGAILCHNSCTLVSRPVALNVDLQRMVDFLRQNPNEIVTVFLEDYVDPGVLRGELARVNGLADVLYRPDQAGVRVNGWPKVADLIAANDRLLIFTDHSRSADESAGLTRDSFGVMYQREWTVENYWSMGSGLGSSDWSCYSRWYDANTNVPLTATAPPFRPLFVMNHFRDAAITSTATTDNTKLTDRAQRFCQPAARKKPNFLAVDRYDLGSPASAVATLNTYTY from the coding sequence ATGCGGAGATTCCGCCCCCTGTTCGCCCTCACCGCCGCCGCGGCGGCCCTGACCACCGCCCTGGCCGCCCCCTCCCACGCCGCGGAGGTGCCGACGGCGGGCGTGTTCTACGTACAGAGCGCGGTCACCGGCCTGAACGCCGCCGACAGCGGGGGAGCGGTCGTCCAGCGCAACCCCAAGGGCAACGAGGACCGCCAGCAGTGGACGCTGCGGGCCACCGGCACCTCGTACGTCCTGGAGAGCACCGACAGCGCGGGCAGCTGCCTGGGCCGCTCCGGGGCCCAGGCGCGCACCGTGGCCTGCGCGGGCGCCGACGCCGCGTGGGAGATCACCTCCACGGGGACCGACCGCTACCGGCTCAAGGTGCCCGGCGCCGACCAGTACCTGACCCTCGGCGCGAAGGCCTCCGGCGCCAACTACCCCGCGCAGCTCGCCGTCGGCGCGGCGGGCGACCCGGCCGCCTGGTACCTGACCCCGGTGACGTCCCCGACCTCCCCGATGCCTTCGGCGGGCCGACGCACGCTCGACCAGGTCACGTTCCTCACCTCCCACAACGCCTACGCCAACGGCGTGGACGGTGGCTTCGCCCCGCCCTTCGTCAACCTCGTCCCCAATCAGAGCCGGGGCATCAACCAGCAACTCACCGACGGCGTACGCGGGTTCATGCTGGACATCCACCAGACGTCGGACGGCGCGATCCTGTGCCACAACAGCTGCACCCTCGTCAGCAGGCCGGTGGCCCTGAACGTGGACCTCCAGCGCATGGTCGACTTCCTGCGGCAGAACCCGAACGAGATCGTCACCGTGTTCCTGGAGGACTACGTCGACCCCGGCGTCCTGCGCGGCGAACTGGCCCGGGTGAACGGCCTGGCCGACGTCCTCTACCGCCCGGACCAGGCCGGCGTACGCGTGAACGGCTGGCCGAAGGTGGCGGACCTGATCGCCGCCAACGACCGGCTGCTGATCTTCACCGACCACAGCCGTTCCGCCGACGAGTCCGCCGGGCTCACCCGGGACAGCTTCGGCGTCATGTACCAGCGCGAGTGGACCGTGGAGAACTACTGGTCCATGGGCTCGGGCCTCGGCAGCTCCGACTGGTCCTGCTACAGCCGCTGGTACGACGCCAACACCAACGTCCCCCTCACGGCCACGGCGCCGCCCTTCCGCCCGCTCTTCGTGATGAACCACTTCCGGGACGCGGCGATCACCTCGACCGCCACCACCGACAACACCAAACTCACCGACCGGGCACAGCGGTTCTGTCAGCCCGCCGCCCGCAAGAAGCCCAACTTCCTCGCGGTGGACCGCTACGACCTCGGCTCCCCGGCCTCGGCGGTGGCCACGCTGAACACGTACACGTACTGA
- a CDS encoding ATP-binding protein yields the protein MPVPARPRQRRSAQKTGSTPVVFPAVLVVTAAGAGAAVGLAPEGARPWVAGTAIAAWACIAVVIAFTAARLRKAHRQTVSRTGELEMTKNNWSQHGAETDQLVNVTLPAVAEQLKNGVGADKVLAGLPTPSDPYLRRMLHVFTTEVAQSVRRTADAQSDLDTLRREVALGAQELERLTNDTLPAAVSLLREGSSADTVLAKLDWPTNPMLRSPAESFIRELAYSERRSAAAQAASAKALSRVQAKTVGMLADLRDMQDRHGGEIFGDLLRLDHSTSQLGLMTDRLALLMGGRSSRVWNKPIVMESILRGSVGRIAAYRRVRLHNSSKASIAGFAAEGVMHLLAELMDNAANFSPPIDEVHVYVEERSAGLVVTIEDSGLKMSDASMRRAEESVSGQVTDLASLQGTRLGLSVVGRLAAKHGISVNYRPSSRGGTGVVVLLPPQLVAQQREPVGPERPRPGADLPAAAPAAPPAPAPAPVPAAEESFPVRTPQATMPVDEAPPVDIPRTRGPATPGGLPVRAPGRTMAEAERGRSKNTPEPSRAEPDVNAPARDAGSRFGAFHRGRHAGGAASEASPAAPGENAGPETGPKTDG from the coding sequence ATGCCAGTGCCTGCTCGCCCCCGTCAGCGCCGATCTGCGCAGAAGACGGGTTCCACTCCGGTCGTGTTCCCCGCGGTCCTGGTCGTCACGGCCGCGGGTGCCGGAGCGGCCGTCGGCCTCGCCCCCGAGGGAGCCCGCCCGTGGGTGGCGGGCACGGCGATCGCCGCCTGGGCCTGCATAGCGGTCGTCATCGCCTTCACCGCCGCCCGGTTGCGCAAGGCCCACCGCCAGACGGTGTCGCGCACCGGCGAGCTGGAGATGACCAAGAACAACTGGAGCCAGCACGGCGCCGAGACGGACCAGCTGGTCAACGTGACCCTGCCGGCGGTGGCCGAGCAGCTGAAGAACGGCGTCGGCGCCGACAAGGTCCTGGCCGGTCTGCCCACCCCCTCGGATCCGTATCTGCGCCGGATGCTGCACGTCTTCACCACCGAGGTCGCCCAGTCCGTACGGCGGACCGCCGACGCGCAGTCGGACCTCGACACGCTGCGGCGCGAAGTGGCCCTCGGGGCGCAGGAGCTCGAGCGGCTGACCAACGACACCCTGCCCGCCGCGGTGTCCCTGCTGCGCGAGGGCAGTTCGGCCGACACCGTGCTCGCCAAGCTCGACTGGCCGACCAACCCGATGCTGCGCTCCCCCGCGGAATCGTTCATCCGTGAGCTGGCGTACAGCGAGCGCCGGTCCGCCGCCGCCCAGGCCGCCTCCGCGAAGGCGCTCAGCCGGGTCCAGGCCAAGACCGTCGGCATGCTCGCCGACCTCCGCGACATGCAGGACCGCCACGGCGGCGAGATCTTCGGCGATCTGCTGCGACTGGACCACAGCACCTCCCAGCTGGGCCTCATGACCGACCGCCTCGCCCTGCTGATGGGCGGTCGCTCCAGCCGCGTGTGGAACAAGCCGATCGTCATGGAGAGCATCCTGCGCGGCTCCGTCGGCCGGATCGCCGCGTACCGGCGGGTGCGGCTGCACAACTCCAGCAAGGCCTCCATCGCGGGCTTCGCCGCCGAGGGCGTGATGCACCTGCTGGCCGAGCTCATGGACAACGCCGCCAACTTCTCACCGCCGATCGACGAGGTCCACGTGTACGTGGAGGAGCGCAGCGCCGGTCTCGTCGTCACCATCGAGGACAGCGGACTGAAGATGTCCGACGCCTCCATGCGCCGGGCCGAGGAGTCCGTGTCGGGCCAGGTCACCGACCTCGCCTCGCTCCAGGGCACCCGGCTGGGCCTGAGCGTGGTGGGACGGCTCGCCGCCAAGCACGGCATCAGCGTCAACTACCGCCCCTCCTCGCGCGGCGGCACCGGTGTGGTCGTCCTGCTGCCGCCCCAGTTGGTGGCCCAGCAGCGCGAGCCGGTCGGCCCCGAGCGTCCGCGCCCCGGCGCCGACCTGCCGGCCGCCGCACCGGCCGCGCCCCCGGCACCGGCCCCCGCGCCCGTGCCCGCCGCCGAGGAATCGTTTCCGGTCCGCACTCCGCAGGCGACCATGCCCGTGGACGAGGCGCCGCCGGTCGACATCCCCCGCACGCGCGGCCCGGCCACCCCGGGCGGACTGCCCGTCCGCGCTCCCGGCCGCACCATGGCCGAGGCGGAAAGAGGCCGCTCGAAGAACACTCCCGAGCCTTCCAGGGCGGAGCCCGACGTGAACGCTCCGGCGCGCGACGCCGGCAGCCGGTTCGGTGCCTTCCACCGCGGCCGGCACGCGGGAGGGGCCGCCTCTGAGGCCTCCCCCGCCGCTCCCGGCGAGAACGCCGGACCCGAGACCGGGCCGAAGACGGACGGCTAG
- a CDS encoding VOC family protein, translated as MRRVALVTLVVDDYDEAIRFYTEALGFRLAEDTPRPDGSRWVVVEPDTGGPGSGLLLARAKDEAQRERVGDQTGGRVGFFLHTDDFARDHARMTAAGVTFLEEPRHEAYGSVVVFQDLYGNRWDLLQPAAPGGTDQ; from the coding sequence ATGCGCCGCGTTGCCCTGGTCACCCTCGTCGTCGACGACTACGACGAGGCCATCCGCTTCTACACCGAGGCTCTCGGATTCCGGCTCGCCGAGGACACTCCCCGGCCCGACGGGTCCCGCTGGGTCGTCGTGGAGCCGGACACCGGCGGACCCGGCAGCGGACTCCTGCTGGCCCGCGCCAAGGACGAGGCGCAGCGTGAGCGCGTCGGCGACCAGACCGGCGGCCGGGTCGGCTTCTTCCTGCACACCGACGACTTCGCCCGCGACCACGCCCGGATGACCGCCGCGGGCGTGACCTTCCTGGAGGAGCCGCGGCACGAGGCGTACGGCTCGGTCGTCGTCTTCCAGGACCTGTACGGGAACCGGTGGGACCTGCTGCAGCCGGCCGCCCCCGGCGGAACCGACCAGTGA
- a CDS encoding GTP-binding protein gives MGSATSELPAQRTPLADAAETGLKIVVVGGFGAGKTTLVRSVSEIRPLNTEEVMTQAGQGVDETAGVERKTTTTVAFDFGRISLNQRMVLYLFGAPGQERFWFLWDRLFSGTLGAIVLVDTRRMEDSWYAIDRLEHHKTPFVVAVNRFDDDEQRFSLDEIRQALALGDHVPMVDCDARVRSSGKEVLITLVDHLYALALSQEGTS, from the coding sequence ATGGGCTCCGCAACCTCTGAGCTGCCCGCCCAGCGCACGCCGCTGGCCGATGCCGCCGAGACCGGACTGAAGATCGTCGTCGTGGGCGGTTTCGGCGCGGGCAAGACCACCCTGGTCCGCTCGGTCAGCGAGATACGGCCGCTGAACACCGAAGAGGTGATGACGCAGGCGGGGCAGGGCGTCGACGAGACGGCGGGTGTGGAGCGCAAGACCACCACCACCGTCGCCTTCGACTTCGGGCGGATCAGCCTCAACCAGCGGATGGTGCTCTACCTGTTCGGCGCGCCGGGCCAGGAGCGCTTCTGGTTCCTGTGGGACCGGTTGTTCTCCGGCACCCTGGGCGCGATCGTCCTCGTCGACACCCGGCGCATGGAGGACTCCTGGTACGCGATCGACCGGCTCGAACACCACAAGACACCGTTCGTGGTGGCCGTCAACCGTTTCGACGACGACGAGCAGCGGTTCTCGCTCGACGAGATCCGGCAGGCACTCGCGCTGGGCGACCATGTGCCGATGGTCGACTGCGACGCACGGGTCAGATCGTCGGGCAAGGAAGTCCTGATCACTCTCGTGGACCACCTCTACGCACTGGCCCTGTCCCAGGAGGGGACGTCGTGA
- a CDS encoding DUF742 domain-containing protein produces MSRKPVDIGDPDRLYTVTGGRSEADDAFDLVTLIVSECEPTAGMQSEHVRILELCRHPTALVEVSAELKLPITVVRILLGDLHAMGKVSARHPRAADSVATLPETALLQEVLHGLRNL; encoded by the coding sequence GTGAGCCGCAAACCCGTGGACATCGGCGACCCCGACCGGCTCTACACGGTCACGGGCGGACGCAGCGAAGCCGATGACGCCTTCGACCTGGTCACGCTGATCGTCAGCGAGTGCGAGCCGACCGCCGGGATGCAGTCCGAGCACGTCCGCATCCTTGAACTGTGCCGGCACCCCACGGCGCTGGTCGAGGTCTCGGCGGAGCTCAAGCTGCCCATCACCGTCGTACGGATCCTCCTCGGCGACCTCCATGCCATGGGCAAGGTGAGCGCCCGTCACCCCCGCGCGGCCGATTCCGTCGCGACCCTCCCCGAAACCGCACTGCTGCAGGAGGTGCTCCATGGGCTCCGCAACCTCTGA
- a CDS encoding adenosine deaminase: MTTPRADAGTDVRLDIDTIRRLPKAVLHDHLDGGLRPSTLVELADAIGHTLPTTDPDALAAWYYEAANSGDLVRYIATFEHTLAVMQTREGLLRTAEEYVLDLAEDGVVYGEVRYAPELMLTGGLTLPEVVEAVQEGLAAGMAKAAAAGTPVRVGTLLCGMRMFDRSREIADLAVAFRDAGVVGFDIAGAEDGFPPADHLDAFEHLRVENVPFTIHAGEAHGLPSIHQALQVCGAQRIGHGVRITDDIVDGKLGRVADWIRDRRIALEMCPTSNLQTGAATSIADHPITRLRDLGFRVTLNTDNRLVSGTTMTREMSLLVEEAGWTLDDLRTVTVNALKSAFIPFDVRGALIRDVVLPGYDLGPR; the protein is encoded by the coding sequence ATGACCACGCCCCGCGCCGACGCCGGCACCGACGTCCGTCTCGACATCGACACCATCCGCCGGCTCCCCAAGGCCGTCCTGCACGACCACCTCGACGGCGGTCTGCGCCCGTCGACGCTCGTCGAACTCGCCGACGCGATCGGCCACACCCTGCCCACCACCGACCCGGACGCGCTCGCCGCCTGGTACTACGAGGCGGCCAACTCGGGCGACCTCGTCCGCTACATCGCCACCTTCGAGCACACCCTGGCCGTCATGCAGACCCGCGAGGGCCTGCTGCGCACCGCCGAGGAGTACGTGCTCGACCTCGCCGAGGACGGAGTCGTCTACGGCGAGGTCCGCTACGCCCCCGAGCTGATGCTGACCGGCGGGCTCACCCTGCCCGAGGTCGTCGAGGCCGTCCAGGAGGGCCTGGCCGCCGGCATGGCGAAGGCGGCGGCGGCCGGTACGCCCGTCCGGGTCGGCACGCTGCTGTGCGGGATGCGGATGTTCGACCGCAGCCGCGAGATCGCGGACCTGGCCGTGGCGTTCCGGGACGCGGGTGTCGTCGGCTTCGACATCGCGGGCGCCGAGGACGGCTTCCCGCCCGCCGACCACCTCGACGCGTTCGAACACCTGCGGGTCGAGAACGTCCCGTTCACCATCCACGCCGGTGAGGCCCACGGCCTGCCCAGCATCCACCAGGCGCTCCAGGTCTGCGGCGCCCAGCGCATCGGCCACGGCGTCCGGATCACCGACGACATCGTGGACGGCAAGCTCGGCCGGGTCGCCGACTGGATACGCGACCGCCGGATCGCCCTGGAGATGTGTCCCACCTCCAACCTGCAGACCGGCGCGGCCACCTCCATCGCGGACCACCCGATCACGCGGCTGCGCGACCTGGGTTTCCGCGTCACCCTCAACACCGACAACCGGCTGGTCAGCGGCACGACGATGACCCGTGAGATGTCCCTGCTCGTCGAGGAGGCGGGCTGGACCCTCGACGACCTCCGGACGGTCACGGTCAACGCCCTCAAGAGCGCGTTCATCCCCTTCGACGTGCGAGGCGCGCTCATCCGGGACGTGGTCCTGCCGGGGTACGACCTCGGGCCGCGCTGA
- a CDS encoding cytochrome P450, translating to MSTAQQAPDILSPEFAADPYPAYTAMREKNPLIWHEATQSYIISRYDDVERVFKDKKSEFTTANYDWQLEPVHGKTILQLSGREHAVRRALVAPAFRGSDLQEKFLPVIERNSLALIDAFRETGSADIVSDYATRFPVNVIADMLGLDKADHGRFHGWYTAVIAFLGNLSGDAEVTAAGERTRREFAEYMIPIIRDRRDNLGDDLLSTLCAAEVDGVRMSDEDIKAFCSLLLAAGGETTDKAIASILANLLMNPEQLAAVHEDRSLIPAAFAETLRYTPPVHMIMRQSATEVEVSGGTIPQGATVTCLIGAANRDERRYGNPDRFDIFRDDLTTTSAFSAAADHLAFALGRHFCVGALLAKAEVEIGMNQLLDAMPDLRLADGFDPVEQGVFTRGPQSLPVRFTPAGA from the coding sequence GTGTCCACTGCCCAGCAGGCGCCCGACATCCTCTCTCCCGAGTTCGCCGCGGATCCCTACCCCGCGTACACGGCGATGCGGGAGAAAAATCCCCTGATCTGGCACGAGGCCACCCAGAGCTACATCATCTCCCGCTACGACGACGTCGAACGCGTCTTCAAGGACAAGAAGTCGGAGTTCACGACCGCCAACTACGACTGGCAGCTGGAGCCGGTCCACGGCAAGACGATCCTCCAGCTCAGCGGCCGTGAGCACGCCGTGCGGCGCGCCCTCGTCGCCCCCGCGTTCCGCGGCAGCGACCTCCAGGAGAAGTTCCTGCCGGTCATCGAGCGCAACTCGCTCGCGCTCATAGACGCCTTCCGAGAGACCGGTTCGGCCGACATCGTCAGCGACTACGCGACCCGGTTCCCGGTCAACGTCATCGCGGACATGCTGGGCCTGGACAAGGCCGACCACGGCCGCTTCCACGGCTGGTACACCGCCGTCATAGCCTTCCTCGGCAACCTCTCCGGGGACGCCGAGGTGACCGCCGCCGGTGAGCGCACCCGCCGGGAGTTCGCCGAGTACATGATCCCGATCATCCGCGACCGGCGCGACAACCTGGGCGACGACCTGCTGTCGACGCTCTGTGCCGCCGAGGTCGACGGCGTCCGGATGAGCGACGAGGACATCAAGGCGTTCTGCAGCCTGCTGCTCGCCGCCGGCGGGGAGACCACCGACAAGGCGATCGCCAGCATCCTCGCCAACCTGCTGATGAACCCGGAGCAGTTGGCGGCCGTCCACGAGGACCGCAGCCTGATCCCCGCGGCCTTCGCGGAGACGCTGCGCTACACCCCTCCGGTCCACATGATCATGCGGCAGTCGGCCACCGAGGTCGAGGTGTCCGGCGGCACCATCCCGCAGGGGGCCACGGTGACGTGCCTCATCGGAGCCGCCAACCGGGACGAGCGCCGCTACGGCAACCCCGACCGGTTCGACATCTTCCGGGACGACCTCACCACGACCTCGGCGTTCTCGGCCGCGGCCGACCACCTCGCGTTCGCGCTGGGCCGGCACTTCTGCGTCGGCGCGCTGCTCGCCAAGGCGGAGGTCGAGATCGGTATGAACCAACTGCTCGACGCGATGCCGGACCTGCGCCTCGCCGACGGCTTCGACCCGGTCGAGCAGGGCGTCTTCACCCGGGGCCCGCAGTCACTGCCGGTCCGCTTCACCCCGGCCGGCGCCTGA
- a CDS encoding LysR family transcriptional regulator produces the protein MELRHLQHFVAVAEDQHFTRAAERLMVSQSGLSASIRALERELRAPLFVRTTRRVTLTEAGRALLTEAERILAQVRAAHDAVAAVQGVLRGTLSLGTEQCIAGVHVAPLLAEFRGRHPDVEIRLRQAGSGALAEDVAAGRLDLAFAVTTRADTEQLRSLPLTREPMTVVCHPSHRLAGGGPVTPHELGGEAFVDFHPDWGPRRTTDAAFAAARVQRTVTLEVNDVHSLLDLVEEGLGIAVVPRHFAHKRPALPALPLKADTETPYETVAMLPPPEATSPAARAFMSLLDTEVLAVETDGSSARIRG, from the coding sequence ATGGAACTGCGCCACCTTCAGCACTTCGTCGCGGTCGCCGAGGACCAGCACTTCACCCGGGCGGCCGAACGCCTCATGGTGTCGCAGTCCGGCCTGTCCGCCTCCATCCGCGCACTGGAGCGCGAACTGCGCGCGCCGCTGTTCGTCCGCACCACCCGCCGGGTCACGCTCACCGAGGCCGGGCGGGCCCTGCTGACCGAGGCGGAGCGGATCCTGGCCCAGGTCCGCGCGGCCCACGACGCGGTGGCCGCCGTCCAGGGCGTGCTGCGCGGCACGCTCTCGCTGGGCACCGAGCAGTGCATCGCGGGCGTGCACGTGGCCCCGTTGCTGGCCGAGTTCCGCGGGCGGCATCCGGACGTGGAGATCCGGCTGCGGCAGGCGGGCTCCGGCGCGCTCGCGGAGGACGTGGCGGCGGGCCGGCTGGATCTGGCGTTCGCGGTGACGACCCGCGCCGACACGGAGCAGCTGCGCAGCCTGCCGCTGACCCGCGAGCCGATGACCGTCGTCTGCCACCCCTCGCACCGGCTGGCGGGCGGCGGCCCGGTGACCCCGCACGAGCTGGGCGGCGAGGCCTTCGTCGACTTCCACCCCGACTGGGGACCGCGCCGCACCACCGACGCGGCCTTCGCGGCGGCCCGGGTGCAGCGCACGGTCACCCTGGAGGTGAACGATGTGCACAGCCTCCTCGACCTCGTCGAGGAGGGTCTCGGCATCGCCGTCGTGCCGCGCCACTTCGCCCACAAGCGGCCGGCCCTGCCGGCCCTCCCGCTCAAGGCCGACACCGAGACGCCGTACGAGACGGTCGCGATGCTGCCTCCGCCGGAGGCGACCAGCCCGGCCGCGAGGGCGTTCATGTCCCTGCTCGACACCGAGGTGCTGGCCGTCGAGACGGACGGCTCATCGGCCAGGATCCGCGGTTAG
- a CDS encoding roadblock/LC7 domain-containing protein, producing the protein METTDNSLTWLLMNLLERTPGTRHALVLSRDGLKLCWTEHLTLDQADQLSAICSGIQALAQGASVEFGDGTGGVRHSMTEFHGGLLFIVEAGQGAHLALVAEESADPGVVGHQMTELVEQIGDHLRAEPRTPVTTRGASA; encoded by the coding sequence ATGGAGACCACTGACAACAGCCTCACCTGGCTCTTGATGAACCTCTTGGAGCGCACGCCGGGCACCCGCCACGCACTCGTCCTGTCCCGGGACGGTCTGAAACTGTGCTGGACGGAACACCTGACCCTCGACCAGGCCGACCAGCTGTCGGCGATCTGCTCCGGCATCCAGGCTCTCGCCCAGGGCGCGTCCGTGGAGTTCGGTGACGGAACCGGCGGCGTCCGGCACTCCATGACCGAGTTCCACGGAGGCCTGCTGTTCATCGTCGAGGCCGGCCAGGGCGCGCACCTCGCGCTCGTCGCCGAGGAGAGCGCCGACCCGGGCGTCGTCGGTCATCAGATGACCGAGCTGGTGGAGCAGATCGGTGACCATCTGCGGGCCGAACCACGTACTCCCGTCACCACCAGGGGTGCCTCGGCGTGA
- a CDS encoding DUF5709 domain-containing protein yields the protein MSDDNMADDVYQPTGTNEEQADAAPLDLQDAVDEHTYDDVLDEGYSPPEKPLGVTKTGVTAAEQHEGESLDERLRQEVPDEEPPVGDGIGDLPYGEGEATDPEVGDERAGRLLAPDEGAHEDMTKEAVASDIGIDGGAAGAEEAAVHLIPEEEELPPAPLRRD from the coding sequence ATGAGTGACGACAACATGGCCGACGACGTCTACCAGCCCACGGGCACCAACGAGGAGCAGGCGGACGCGGCGCCGCTCGATCTCCAGGACGCCGTGGACGAACATACGTACGACGATGTGCTCGACGAGGGCTATTCACCGCCCGAGAAGCCGCTGGGGGTCACCAAGACGGGTGTCACGGCGGCCGAGCAGCACGAGGGCGAGAGCCTCGACGAACGGCTGCGCCAGGAGGTCCCCGACGAGGAGCCCCCGGTCGGCGACGGCATCGGTGACCTTCCCTACGGGGAGGGCGAGGCGACCGACCCCGAGGTCGGCGACGAGCGCGCGGGCCGTCTGTTGGCGCCCGACGAGGGCGCGCACGAGGACATGACGAAGGAGGCGGTCGCCTCGGACATCGGCATCGACGGCGGGGCCGCGGGCGCCGAGGAGGCCGCCGTCCATCTCATCCCCGAGGAGGAGGAGCTGCCGCCGGCCCCTCTGCGGCGGGACTGA
- a CDS encoding cytochrome P450, translating to MSDSTTPPPGCPAHGSAVQLGGLEYQQTPSHLYRTMRRDHGAVAPVLLDGDIPAWLVLGYPEVSYVTSHDELFARDSRRWNQWPNIPADWPLLPFVGYQPSVLFTEGAEHQRRSGVITRALEGVDQFELARECESIAEKLISSFGGSGQAELMSAYAHALPAHAVLWMCGVPRGSGDIEQLVDDLRISLDAGEGDDPVAAYMRVAERITQLVKEKRERPGPDVTSRMLQDQADLSDEEIVQDLITVIAAAQQPTANWICNTLRLLLTDERFAVNVSGGRVSVGDALNEVLWLDTPTQNFIGRWAVRDTQLGGRLIREGDCLVLGLAAANTDPQIWPESHVGAENSSHLSFSNGEHRCPYPAPLLADVMARTAVETLLERLPDLVLGVDPSELTWRPSIWMRGLNSLPVEFTPALR from the coding sequence GTGAGCGACAGCACCACTCCGCCACCGGGCTGCCCCGCGCACGGTTCCGCCGTGCAGCTCGGCGGTCTGGAGTACCAGCAGACGCCCTCGCACCTGTATCGCACGATGCGCCGGGACCACGGAGCGGTGGCTCCGGTGCTCCTCGACGGCGACATCCCGGCCTGGCTCGTCCTCGGTTATCCCGAGGTGAGCTATGTGACCAGCCATGACGAGCTGTTCGCCCGGGACTCCCGGCGCTGGAACCAGTGGCCGAACATTCCGGCGGACTGGCCCCTGCTGCCGTTCGTCGGTTACCAGCCGTCCGTGCTGTTCACCGAGGGCGCGGAGCATCAGCGGCGTTCCGGCGTGATCACCAGGGCGCTGGAGGGGGTCGACCAGTTCGAACTGGCCCGTGAGTGCGAGTCGATCGCGGAGAAGTTGATCTCCTCGTTCGGCGGCAGCGGTCAGGCCGAGCTGATGAGCGCGTACGCGCACGCCCTGCCGGCGCACGCGGTGCTGTGGATGTGCGGTGTGCCGCGGGGCAGCGGCGACATCGAACAGCTCGTCGACGATCTGCGGATCTCGCTCGACGCCGGTGAGGGCGACGACCCGGTGGCGGCGTACATGCGCGTCGCGGAGCGCATCACGCAGCTGGTGAAGGAGAAGCGGGAGCGCCCCGGTCCCGACGTCACCTCGCGGATGCTGCAGGACCAGGCCGATCTCAGCGACGAGGAGATCGTGCAGGACCTGATCACCGTCATCGCCGCGGCCCAGCAGCCGACCGCCAACTGGATCTGCAACACCCTGCGGCTGCTGCTGACCGACGAGCGGTTCGCGGTCAACGTCTCCGGCGGCCGGGTCAGTGTCGGCGACGCGCTGAACGAGGTGCTGTGGCTGGACACGCCGACCCAGAACTTCATCGGCCGCTGGGCCGTGCGCGACACCCAGCTCGGCGGACGGCTCATCCGTGAGGGCGACTGCCTCGTCCTCGGCCTCGCGGCGGCCAACACGGACCCGCAGATCTGGCCCGAGTCGCACGTCGGTGCGGAGAACTCCTCGCACCTGTCGTTCAGCAACGGCGAGCACCGCTGCCCGTATCCGGCGCCGCTGCTCGCGGACGTGATGGCCCGTACGGCGGTCGAGACCCTGCTGGAGCGCCTGCCCGACCTGGTGCTGGGCGTCGATCCCTCGGAGCTGACCTGGCGTCCGTCCATCTGGATGCGCGGGCTGAACTCCCTGCCGGTGGAGTTCACTCCGGCGCTGCGTTAG
- a CDS encoding dienelactone hydrolase family protein, which produces MSETPRSTGAPAHQNVTFPSGGTTAHGYLALPPAGRGPGVIVIQEWWGLTDHIADVTDRLAKEGFVALAPDLYGGNVAHDSSEAYRMMQELPVPRGVELLSGAVDHLLAMPEVTSESVGSVGFCMGGGFVLYQAATDLRVRAAVPFYGVIQGDIPDFSGLKAQILGHYGERDSAIPVDSLTSLGETIREQSGITPDFRVYPADHAFFNDGRPETHDPESSAQAWQSTVEFLHAQLG; this is translated from the coding sequence ATGTCCGAGACGCCCAGGTCGACCGGGGCACCCGCCCACCAGAACGTCACCTTCCCGAGCGGCGGCACCACCGCGCACGGTTACCTGGCACTGCCACCGGCCGGACGAGGGCCTGGTGTCATCGTCATCCAGGAGTGGTGGGGGCTGACCGACCACATCGCGGACGTCACCGACCGGCTGGCGAAGGAGGGCTTCGTGGCGCTGGCCCCGGACCTCTACGGCGGCAACGTCGCCCACGACAGCTCCGAGGCGTACCGCATGATGCAGGAGCTGCCCGTGCCGCGCGGTGTCGAGCTGCTGTCCGGCGCCGTCGACCATCTGCTGGCCATGCCGGAGGTCACGTCCGAGAGCGTCGGCTCGGTCGGCTTCTGCATGGGCGGCGGTTTCGTGCTCTACCAGGCGGCCACCGACCTGCGCGTCCGCGCCGCCGTCCCGTTCTACGGGGTCATCCAGGGCGACATCCCGGACTTCTCCGGTCTCAAGGCCCAGATCCTCGGCCATTACGGCGAGCGCGACTCCGCGATCCCCGTGGACTCCCTCACCTCCCTCGGTGAGACCATCCGCGAGCAGTCGGGCATCACCCCGGACTTCCGCGTCTACCCGGCCGACCACGCCTTCTTCAACGACGGCCGCCCGGAGACCCACGACCCCGAGTCGTCCGCGCAGGCCTGGCAGAGCACGGTCGAGTTCCTGCACGCCCAGCTCGGCTGA